The following coding sequences are from one Candidatus Acidiferrales bacterium window:
- a CDS encoding RHS repeat-associated core domain-containing protein encodes MASLDRDFKQRCVPPAYLDSVTVTYDALGRMVEQGQSGSYTQIQYSPTGFQMQLMNGQTFVKAWVPMPGGTAEVWQASGASPYYQHSDWIGSARFASTYSRTMYNDLAYAPGACPELAHRGGRSRRSETYAASGSTGVTNIAFAGNAENTSTNLYDAAYREYEILGRWPSPDPAGMAAANPANPQSWNRYSYVTNNPLMLMDRLGTWSCTTVEATPTDTSQQASGDGPSDTDASDAEADPPQQQSGCFIHQNPFGGGGNYFSDWSGSLGVGGSGTFDGAYVGDDSGQIPNGGFQPGQGVSGQPPVLFGINNIPVVSSSQPQPFCPVVACTFTVDPFQPTGTAFIFSPQFPQPPQSLQSPQSLQSPQTPTPQPSPTLWQKAKAAAKWDLCGHSPSGGILNWMASGATKGAIGGAIAGADGLGVPTAGLGAIPGAIVGGVVGGVAGAGAGVFLGAAATFVCSNTGAYGPS; translated from the coding sequence ATGGCGTCTTTGGACCGAGACTTTAAGCAGCGCTGCGTACCGCCTGCGTACCTGGATTCCGTCACGGTGACCTACGACGCGCTGGGACGCATGGTAGAGCAAGGACAATCGGGAAGCTACACGCAAATTCAGTACTCGCCCACCGGATTCCAGATGCAGCTGATGAATGGCCAAACGTTCGTCAAAGCGTGGGTTCCCATGCCCGGCGGCACGGCGGAGGTGTGGCAGGCGAGCGGCGCTTCGCCGTATTATCAGCATTCCGACTGGATCGGGAGCGCGCGCTTCGCATCCACTTACTCACGGACGATGTACAATGACTTGGCGTACGCGCCGGGAGCCTGTCCTGAGCTTGCCCACCGTGGTGGGCGTAGCCGAAGGAGCGAGACGTATGCAGCTTCAGGCAGCACGGGAGTGACGAACATTGCGTTTGCGGGGAACGCGGAGAACACGTCGACGAATCTCTACGACGCGGCGTATCGCGAATACGAGATTCTGGGCCGCTGGCCCTCGCCCGATCCGGCAGGCATGGCCGCCGCGAATCCGGCCAATCCGCAAAGCTGGAATCGCTACAGTTATGTGACCAACAATCCATTGATGCTGATGGATCGGTTGGGAACTTGGTCATGTACCACGGTGGAAGCGACGCCCACGGACACCTCGCAGCAGGCTTCCGGTGACGGGCCGTCGGATACAGACGCCAGCGATGCAGAGGCCGATCCTCCTCAGCAGCAGAGCGGCTGCTTCATCCACCAGAATCCCTTCGGCGGCGGCGGCAATTACTTTAGTGATTGGTCTGGGTCCCTTGGCGTTGGCGGAAGTGGCACCTTCGATGGTGCCTACGTCGGAGACGATAGCGGACAAATCCCCAACGGGGGATTCCAACCTGGTCAGGGAGTATCTGGGCAGCCTCCCGTTCTTTTCGGGATAAACAACATTCCAGTGGTTAGCTCGTCGCAGCCACAGCCGTTCTGCCCGGTTGTGGCTTGTACATTTACAGTCGACCCCTTCCAACCAACGGGGACCGCTTTCATATTCAGTCCCCAGTTTCCGCAGCCACCGCAGTCACTGCAATCACCGCAGTCACTGCAATCACCGCAAACACCGACACCGCAGCCGTCGCCGACTCTGTGGCAAAAAGCTAAGGCCGCAGCCAAATGGGACCTTTGCGGACACTCTCCTTCCGGTGGGATATTGAACTGGATGGCGAGCGGCGCAACAAAGGGTGCCATAGGAGGGGCAATTGCAGGGGCAGATGGCCTAGGAGTTCCCACGGCTGGCCTTGGTGCCATCCCCGGTGCGATCGTAGGGGGAGTCGTTGGGGGCGTGGCAGGTGCAGGGGCAGGTGTGTTTTTGGGCGCTGCGGCTACTTTTGTTTGCTCTAACACCGGAGCCTACGGCCCGTCTTAG
- a CDS encoding RHS repeat-associated core domain-containing protein, translating to MEKNKSSLESSRFASTYSRTMYNDLAYAPGACPELARLGELAHRGGRSRRSETYAATGSTGVTNIAFAGNNEDTSAALYDAQYREYGIQGRWPSPDPAGIAAANPENPQSWNRYAYVFNNPLLLIDPSGFGPKGCFAAGMQERGPLSYAAARQGGVPNDVDCGPDNGGYCDVDGALVPCGGGSSSGGGGGGVQTLCVGELNYQTCYVFNLGGGGPGGGDLCGGGDCFGGGGGPGSPGNPTPQSPTSPKSPDDVENCEIEAYTNADAAAADLYSLRNQFKNPLKAAVAGTVSGAVIGCVTTVEVGCVEAAVPGAVVGFLGGLLEGTAVQLYHNYVDTRQIINQLKSSLAACGGG from the coding sequence TTGGAAAAAAACAAATCTTCGCTGGAGAGTTCGCGCTTCGCATCCACCTACTCGCGGACGATGTACAATGATTTGGCGTATGCGCCGGGAGCCTGTCCTGAGCTTGCCCGCCTGGGCGAGCTTGCCCACCGTGGTGGGCGTAGCCGAAGGAGCGAGACGTATGCAGCGACGGGCAGCACGGGAGTGACGAACATTGCGTTTGCAGGGAACAACGAGGATACGTCGGCAGCGTTGTATGATGCGCAATACCGGGAGTACGGGATTCAGGGCCGCTGGCCGTCGCCGGATCCGGCAGGCATCGCGGCTGCGAATCCGGAGAATCCGCAAAGCTGGAATCGCTATGCTTACGTGTTCAACAACCCGCTGCTATTGATCGATCCGTCGGGGTTCGGGCCGAAGGGCTGCTTCGCGGCAGGCATGCAAGAACGAGGGCCGCTCTCCTATGCTGCAGCCAGACAGGGTGGAGTCCCGAATGACGTCGATTGTGGTCCTGACAACGGGGGCTATTGTGACGTAGACGGGGCACTAGTGCCGTGCGGTGGTGGTAGTAGCAGCGGTGGTGGCGGCGGTGGAGTGCAGACGCTATGCGTCGGAGAACTCAATTATCAAACTTGTTATGTTTTTAATCTCGGCGGAGGCGGCCCCGGTGGCGGAGACCTCTGCGGAGGCGGCGACTGCTTCGGTGGGGGTGGCGGCCCCGGCAGCCCAGGCAACCCCACGCCGCAATCACCGACATCGCCCAAATCTCCTGATGATGTAGAAAATTGCGAGATTGAAGCTTATACAAATGCTGACGCCGCTGCTGCGGATTTGTATTCACTTCGGAATCAGTTTAAGAATCCACTCAAGGCAGCAGTCGCAGGGACGGTAAGTGGGGCCGTGATTGGGTGCGTGACCACCGTTGAGGTCGGTTGTGTGGAGGCAGCCGTCCCCGGTGCAGTCGTCGGTTTCCTTGGGGGGCTACTAGAGGGAACCGCAGTGCAGCTGTATCACAACTATGTCGACACAAGGCAGATCATAAACCAATTGAAATCCAGTCTCGCAGCCTGCGGTGGCGGCTAG
- a CDS encoding lytic transglycosylase domain-containing protein, whose translation MSATQNQNAIARDDLIALARAIATAHGLFAHIVCGQIERESSWQPWTIRYEDAFFTRYIAPMLASGALHDSTEARARAFSWGLGQVMGELARELGYRGRLAALCDPATGIEWQCRALSEKLRLQHGNLPDALQAYNGGANPSYASEVLACAEKYKTAS comes from the coding sequence GTGTCGGCCACGCAAAATCAAAACGCAATCGCGCGCGATGATCTCATCGCTTTGGCTCGCGCCATCGCCACCGCGCACGGCCTCTTCGCTCACATCGTCTGCGGCCAGATCGAGCGCGAAAGCTCTTGGCAGCCGTGGACCATTCGCTACGAGGACGCTTTTTTCACGCGCTACATCGCGCCCATGCTCGCTTCCGGCGCGCTGCATGATTCGACCGAGGCTCGCGCTCGCGCGTTCTCCTGGGGACTCGGCCAGGTGATGGGCGAACTCGCGCGCGAACTCGGCTATCGCGGCCGTCTCGCCGCGCTGTGCGATCCCGCGACGGGCATCGAATGGCAATGCCGCGCGCTCAGCGAAAAGCTGCGCCTGCAGCACGGCAATCTGCCCGACGCGCTCCAGGCCTATAACGGCGGCGCGAATCCTTCCTACGCCAGCGAGGTTCTCGCGTGCGCCGAGAAATACAAAACCGCGTCGTGA
- a CDS encoding class I SAM-dependent methyltransferase, giving the protein MPTNLDSSRKFWDQKAQQNPYWYISSYGPYEGRDLKEFWRSGENIWQEIKTTIHYFPSPSDAVVEIGCGIGRLTRAIAPEVKEVFSFDISEQMLELARQNVPSNVKLNLAEGTSLSPVPNASVDLALAYCVFQHLPTLKDFESYLQAMHRVTKPGGIIAFTICERHWTWSLLPLLRLKGFVKSKLHLQPPDLYKKEWLGIRLPLAQIRSICPVNLEVKYIGGGRTLLWGRV; this is encoded by the coding sequence ATGCCCACGAACCTTGACTCCTCTCGCAAGTTCTGGGATCAGAAGGCGCAGCAAAATCCCTACTGGTACATCTCTTCCTATGGCCCTTACGAAGGCCGAGATCTGAAGGAATTCTGGCGCTCCGGGGAAAATATCTGGCAAGAAATCAAAACCACGATTCACTACTTTCCTTCACCTTCTGATGCGGTAGTCGAAATCGGATGCGGCATCGGCCGGCTGACGCGGGCCATTGCTCCAGAGGTCAAAGAAGTTTTTTCGTTTGATATTTCCGAGCAGATGCTGGAGCTTGCGCGGCAAAACGTTCCATCGAACGTAAAACTGAATCTCGCGGAAGGAACTTCGCTTTCCCCGGTCCCGAATGCGAGCGTTGATTTGGCGCTTGCCTATTGCGTGTTTCAGCATTTGCCGACGTTGAAGGATTTCGAGTCTTACTTGCAAGCGATGCATCGCGTGACGAAGCCGGGAGGCATCATTGCATTCACGATTTGCGAGCGCCATTGGACATGGTCGCTTTTGCCACTTCTCAGACTTAAGGGCTTCGTAAAAAGCAAACTGCATCTTCAGCCGCCAGATCTCTATAAGAAGGAGTGGCTTGGAATCCGCCTGCCTCTGGCGCAGATTCGCTCTATCTGCCCTGTAAATTTAGAAGTGAAATATATCGGAGGCGGCCGAACGCTTCTCTGGGGCCGCGTCTAG
- a CDS encoding DUF2089 domain-containing protein — translation MDISKSICPDCKQSLTVAKMVCPRCKMAMEGEFDVSALGKLPLEDQAFVIAFVRHHGSLKKMESLFNISYPTVKNRLNAIGAALDKSFEAPSPNLYVLEQLARGELTVDEALERLS, via the coding sequence ATGGATATTTCAAAGTCAATTTGCCCTGACTGCAAGCAGTCACTGACAGTCGCGAAGATGGTTTGCCCTAGGTGCAAGATGGCCATGGAGGGCGAATTCGATGTCTCGGCGCTGGGCAAGCTGCCGCTGGAAGACCAGGCGTTCGTGATCGCATTTGTGCGGCATCACGGGTCGCTCAAGAAGATGGAAAGCCTCTTTAACATCAGCTATCCCACGGTGAAGAACCGGCTGAACGCCATCGGCGCGGCGCTGGACAAAAGCTTCGAGGCGCCGTCGCCGAATTTGTATGTGCTGGAGCAGCTCGCGCGCGGCGAATTGACCGTGGACGAGGCGCTCGAACGATTGAGTTAG
- a CDS encoding pirin family protein: MSLRPVKRIIQSKPTLEGAGVHLRRAFGFGNTKDFDPFLLLDDFRNDVPEDYLAGFPWHPHRGIETITYVLAGTVEHGDSMGNRGAIGAGDVQWMTAGSGIIHQEMPKGDHAGRMHGFQLWGNLPSALKMTTPRYQEVKAAEIPELKDDDGTHVRVVCGNFWGMKGPVEGVAADPIYLDVSVPPGRHKTLPVETTRHAFAYVFAGNGKFCNASRPLEVPTEPVGWLETKPPTQAENRSLILFDRGDEVEIRAGEDGVRFLLVSGKPIEEPVAWYGPIVMNTQQQLREAFQELDEGTFLKPPAKKAGSSR; encoded by the coding sequence ATGTCGCTCCGACCTGTAAAGCGCATCATTCAATCCAAACCGACGCTCGAAGGAGCCGGTGTGCATCTGCGGCGCGCGTTCGGCTTCGGCAATACCAAGGATTTTGACCCGTTTCTGCTGCTCGACGATTTTCGCAACGACGTGCCGGAAGATTACCTCGCGGGTTTTCCGTGGCATCCGCATCGCGGCATCGAAACGATCACGTATGTGCTTGCCGGAACCGTCGAACACGGCGACAGCATGGGCAATCGCGGCGCGATCGGCGCGGGCGATGTGCAGTGGATGACCGCGGGCAGCGGAATCATCCATCAGGAGATGCCCAAGGGAGATCACGCGGGCCGCATGCACGGATTTCAGCTATGGGGCAATCTTCCATCGGCGCTGAAAATGACGACGCCACGCTATCAGGAAGTCAAAGCGGCGGAGATTCCCGAGCTGAAGGACGACGACGGCACGCACGTTCGCGTCGTATGCGGAAATTTCTGGGGCATGAAAGGTCCCGTCGAAGGCGTCGCAGCCGATCCGATTTATCTGGATGTATCTGTGCCTCCCGGCCGGCACAAAACGCTGCCGGTGGAGACGACGCGGCATGCCTTCGCCTACGTGTTTGCCGGAAACGGAAAATTCTGCAATGCTTCGCGGCCGCTCGAAGTGCCCACAGAGCCTGTCGGGTGGCTGGAGACGAAACCTCCGACGCAAGCGGAAAACCGCTCGCTCATTTTGTTTGACCGCGGCGATGAAGTGGAAATTCGCGCGGGCGAAGACGGCGTGCGATTTTTGCTGGTCTCCGGAAAGCCAATCGAAGAACCCGTAGCGTGGTATGGCCCGATCGTGATGAACACGCAGCAGCAGCTCCGCGAGGCGTTCCAGGAACTGGACGAAGGAACGTTTCTGAAGCCGCCGGCGAAAAAGGCGGGCTCTTCGCGATAA
- a CDS encoding Hint domain-containing protein translates to MPLNIPQIEALKKISTHLYEAMNRIVSGVNNLKLSMDTDVTDGTDFARVSAAALTSNDVDPTRPGVLMKGSVPPTWNGSFTYASTTSSITWSWSGLVIYRADGTTTAVANGSLAIASLSPGTTYYFYPYWDDTLLALAWVAGGAGWPAAAGNPPNAFTSKTIAAAQQQSLQGRIPLSAGAMIAATTTSGTGGGSGGGSGSCVRAGMMVLSRDRDTIAIENVRVGEHILGHDGFLNERWTRVVRHEVHPADAFVRLTFSNEDSLDVTPHHVFTLADGAPVRAERLCLGDILVGRLGRLTLKKIELVAEEGAKVIVACEPSHEFFAGRAAASVLTHNYNFSS, encoded by the coding sequence ATGCCGCTGAATATTCCCCAAATCGAAGCGCTCAAAAAAATCAGCACGCATCTCTATGAGGCGATGAACCGCATCGTCTCCGGCGTGAACAATCTGAAGCTCTCGATGGATACCGACGTCACCGACGGCACGGATTTCGCGCGCGTCTCCGCCGCTGCGCTCACGTCCAACGACGTCGATCCCACCAGGCCCGGCGTGCTCATGAAAGGCTCCGTCCCGCCGACGTGGAACGGCTCGTTCACCTACGCCAGCACCACTTCGAGCATCACCTGGTCGTGGTCCGGCCTCGTGATTTATCGCGCCGACGGCACAACAACAGCCGTCGCAAACGGCTCGCTCGCTATTGCGAGTCTCTCGCCCGGCACCACGTATTATTTTTATCCGTATTGGGACGACACGCTTCTCGCGCTCGCCTGGGTCGCGGGCGGAGCAGGTTGGCCCGCCGCGGCGGGGAATCCGCCGAACGCGTTTACCTCAAAAACCATCGCCGCTGCGCAACAACAATCATTGCAGGGCCGCATTCCGCTTTCCGCGGGCGCGATGATCGCCGCGACCACGACATCCGGCACAGGCGGCGGCTCCGGAGGCGGCTCCGGTTCATGCGTTCGCGCGGGAATGATGGTTCTCTCGCGCGACCGTGACACCATCGCCATCGAAAACGTGCGCGTCGGCGAGCATATTCTCGGCCACGATGGGTTCTTGAACGAAAGGTGGACGCGCGTCGTGCGTCACGAAGTTCATCCCGCCGACGCGTTTGTCCGCCTCACATTTTCAAACGAGGATTCGCTCGACGTGACGCCGCATCACGTCTTCACGCTTGCCGATGGCGCGCCTGTCCGCGCCGAGCGCCTTTGCCTCGGCGATATTTTGGTTGGCCGGTTGGGAAGATTGACGCTGAAGAAAATCGAACTCGTCGCCGAAGAAGGTGCCAAGGTCATCGTCGCGTGCGAGCCTTCGCACGAATTTTTCGCCGGCCGCGCCGCCGCGTCAGTGCTGACGCACAACTACAATTTCAGTTCGTGA